DNA from Geobacillus vulcani PSS1:
ATCATCCAGATGTGAACAAAGCCCCGGATGCCGCGGAGAAGTTTAAGGAAATTAAAGAGGCGTACGAAGTGCTGAGCGATGATGAAAAGCGGGCCCGCTACGACCGCTTCGGCCATGCCGACCCGAACGAAACGTTTGGCGGCGGATTTCAAGGCGGCGGATTTGATTTCGGCGGTTTTAGCGGCTTTGGCGGCTTTGAAGATATTTTTGAAACGTTTTTCGGCGCCGGTCCGCGTCGGCGGGCGAACGGTCCGCGCAAAGGCGCGGATGTCGAGTATATGATGACGCTTACGTTTGAAGAAGCGGCGTTCGGAAAAGAAACAGAAATTGAAATTCCGAGGGAAGAGACGTGCGACACGTGCCAAGGCAGCGGTGCAAGACCGGGTACAAGCCCGACGTCTTGTCCGCATTGCCACGGCAGCGGGCAAGTGACAAGCGAACAAACAACGCCGTTTGGCCGCATCGTCAATCGCCGAACATGTCCCGTCTGCGGCGGCACAGGCCGGTACATTCCGGAGAAATGCCCAACGTGCGGCGGCACGGGGCGCGTCAAACGGAGGAAAAAAATTCATGTCAAAATTCCAGCCGGTGTCGACGACGGGCAGCAGCTGCGCGTCGCCGGTCAAGGGGAGCCGGGGGTCAATGGCGGGCCGCCGGGGGATTTGTACATCGTCTTCCGCGTCGAACCGCATGAGTTTTTCCAACGCGACGGCGACGATATTTATTGCGAAGTGCCGCTGTCGTTCGCCCAAGCGGCGCTTGGCGATGAAATTGAAGTGCCGACGCTTCATGGCCCTGTAAAGCTGAAAATCCCAGCCGGCACGCAAACGGGCACGCGCTTCCGCTTGAAGGGAAAAGGGGTGCCGAACGTGCGCGGCTACGGCCAAGGCGATCAGCACGTCATCGTCCGCGTTGTGACGCCGACGAAGCTGACCGAAAAACAAAAGCAGCTGTTGCGCGAGTTTGATCGGCTCGGCGGAGACACGATGCACGACGGGCCGCACGGACGTTTTTTTGAGAAAGTCAAAAAGGCGTTTAAAGGAGAAGCGTAAGCGCGATGAAATGGTCAGAAATCAGCATTCACACGACGCATGAGGCGGTCGAGGCGATTTCGAACATTTTGCATGAAGCGGGCGCCGGCGGAGTCGTCATCGAAGACCCGTACGATTTGGTCAAAGAACGGGACGACTGGTACGGCGAGATCGTTGAACTCAACCCGGATGACTATCCGGAAGAAGGGGTGGTCATTAAGGCATATTTGCCCGTCAACAGCTTTCTTGGCGAAACGGTCGAACAAATTAAGCAGGCGATTAACAATTTATGGCTGTATGATATTGACCTTGGCAAAAATAAAATTACATTGAGCGAAGTGAACGAAGAGGAATGGGCAACGGCATGGAAAAAGCATTATCACCCGGTGAAAGTGTCGGAAAAGTTTACGATTGTGCCGACGTGGGAAACGTACGAGCCAGCGTCTAGTGATGAGCTGATCATTGAAATGGATCCCGGCATGGCGTTTGGGACCGGCACGCACCCGACGACGGTCATGTGCCTGCAGGCGCTCGAAAAGTACGTGCGGCCCGGCGATCATGTCATTGACGTCGGCACCGGCTCCGGCATTTTAAGCATCGCCGCGGCGATGCTTGGCGCTCGATCGGTGCGGGCGCTCGATCTGGATCCGGTGGCGGTCGACAGCGCGCGGCTGAACGTGAAGCTCAATAAGGTGCAGCATATCGTAACGGTCTCACAAAACAATTTGCTCGACCATATCGAGGAACCGGCTGATGTGATCGTTGCCAACATTTTAGCGGAAATCATTTTGCGCTTTACCGATGACGCCTACCGGTTGTTAAAGCCAGGCGGACGCTTCATCACGTCCGGCATCATTCAGGCGAAAAAGCAGGACGTCCAAGACGGGTTGCTTGCCGCCGGCTTTGCCATTGAGGAAATCAACGTGAGAGAAGATTGGGTGGCGGTTGTCGCCTGCAAACCATAAGCAAAGAAGGGATGGCTGTGCAGCGCTATTTCGTTTCCAGCCAGGCGCAACAAGGCGGGATCGTCGCGATCAGCGGCGATGACGCCCATCATATCGCCCGCGTCATGCGCATGAAGCCGGGGGATGGGATCGTTTGCGTCTTTCCCGACGGCCGCGCAGCGGTGTGCGAAATTGAACAAATTGCCAATGAGCATGTGCAAGCCCGTATTGTACAATGGAAAGAGGAGCAAAGCGAGCTGCCGGTGCGCATTTACATCGCCCAAGGGCTTCCGAGAGGCGAAAAATGGGAGCTCGTCATCCAAAAAGGAACAGAGCTCGGCGCCGCCGGGTTTCTTCCGTTCGAAGCCGCCCGCTCGGTTGTGAAATGGGACGTGAAAAAAGCGGAGAAAAAAGTCGAGCGGTGGAAAAAAATCGCGAAAGAAGCAGCTGAGCAGGCTGAACGAACGGCAGTGCCGGACGTGCGGGCCCCGCTTTCGTTTGCCGAGCTTCTTGCCTTTGGCGAAACGGTCGATGTTCGCTTGTTTGCCTACGAAAAAGAGGCGCGGGACGACCGGCATGCTGGACTTCCGGCGCTTCTTTCCCGCCTCCGTCCGGGTGGCGCGCTGCTGGCGGTCTTTGGGCCGGAGGGCGGGTTCAGCCCGGAAGAAGCGGAACGACTCGAGCAACACGGCTTTGTGCCATGCAGCCTCGGCCCGCGTATTTTGCGCACCGAAACGGCGCCGCTCTATTTGCTTGCCGCCGCTTCCTATGAATGGGAGCTGCGCGCACAAGGCGAAGAAGCGGCGCGTGGGCGATAATGGACCGTTTCGCGTCCTGACGGTTGTCCCCTGCATATTCGCTTGCGCCAGAACGTTGGCATGCAGGCGGTGGTTCAACCGAAACTAGGGCGAGAAGGAAAATGGACAAATTCCTCCCTGCTGGTCACCAAGCGGGGGCAGAGCGAGGTGAATAACATGCCAACAGTGGCTTTTCATACATTGGGCTGCAAAGTCAATCATTACGAAACCGAAGCGATTTGGCAGCTGTTTAAAAAGGCGGGATACGAGCGAACAGAGTTTGAAAGCCGCGCGGATGTGTACGTCATCAACACGTGCACGGTGACGAACACCGGCGACAAAAAAAGCCGTCAAGTCATCCGCCGTGCGGTGCGCCGCAATCCGGACGCCGTCGTCTGCGTGACCGGTTGCTATGCACAAACATCGCCGGCTGAGGTCATGGCCATTCCGGGGGTTGATATTGTCATCGGCACGCAAGACCGGCATAAAATTTTGGACTATGTGGAACAGTTTCAACGCGAACGCCAGCCGATCAACGCTGTTCACAACATTATGAAAACGCGTGTTTTTGAGGAGATAGATGTGCCGGAATTCACTGATCGGACGCGGGCGTCGCTGAAAATCCAAGAAGGGTGCAACAACTTTTGCACGTTCTGCATCATCCCGTGGGCCCGCGGTTTAATGCGTTC
Protein-coding regions in this window:
- the dnaJ gene encoding molecular chaperone DnaJ; its protein translation is MAKRDYYEILGVSKNATKDEIKKAYRKLSKQYHPDVNKAPDAAEKFKEIKEAYEVLSDDEKRARYDRFGHADPNETFGGGFQGGGFDFGGFSGFGGFEDIFETFFGAGPRRRANGPRKGADVEYMMTLTFEEAAFGKETEIEIPREETCDTCQGSGARPGTSPTSCPHCHGSGQVTSEQTTPFGRIVNRRTCPVCGGTGRYIPEKCPTCGGTGRVKRRKKIHVKIPAGVDDGQQLRVAGQGEPGVNGGPPGDLYIVFRVEPHEFFQRDGDDIYCEVPLSFAQAALGDEIEVPTLHGPVKLKIPAGTQTGTRFRLKGKGVPNVRGYGQGDQHVIVRVVTPTKLTEKQKQLLREFDRLGGDTMHDGPHGRFFEKVKKAFKGEA
- the prmA gene encoding 50S ribosomal protein L11 methyltransferase, with protein sequence MKWSEISIHTTHEAVEAISNILHEAGAGGVVIEDPYDLVKERDDWYGEIVELNPDDYPEEGVVIKAYLPVNSFLGETVEQIKQAINNLWLYDIDLGKNKITLSEVNEEEWATAWKKHYHPVKVSEKFTIVPTWETYEPASSDELIIEMDPGMAFGTGTHPTTVMCLQALEKYVRPGDHVIDVGTGSGILSIAAAMLGARSVRALDLDPVAVDSARLNVKLNKVQHIVTVSQNNLLDHIEEPADVIVANILAEIILRFTDDAYRLLKPGGRFITSGIIQAKKQDVQDGLLAAGFAIEEINVREDWVAVVACKP
- a CDS encoding 16S rRNA (uracil(1498)-N(3))-methyltransferase — translated: MQRYFVSSQAQQGGIVAISGDDAHHIARVMRMKPGDGIVCVFPDGRAAVCEIEQIANEHVQARIVQWKEEQSELPVRIYIAQGLPRGEKWELVIQKGTELGAAGFLPFEAARSVVKWDVKKAEKKVERWKKIAKEAAEQAERTAVPDVRAPLSFAELLAFGETVDVRLFAYEKEARDDRHAGLPALLSRLRPGGALLAVFGPEGGFSPEEAERLEQHGFVPCSLGPRILRTETAPLYLLAAASYEWELRAQGEEAARGR